The Candidatus Limnocylindrales bacterium genome has a segment encoding these proteins:
- a CDS encoding PCP reductase family protein — translation MKIKRTEGPEEGSLTVIFGCPICQRDIALLTNPWETQLLRSMDIKVGGKTVPAEPMSMIRTTLAQKREESKDKQTVLGPALETQNQKDQELQTLDSGPGCPFSQIVSDAFAHNTSSSGKEPVWTAEAEKRLERIPGFVRPMVKKGVEMYARERGYSEINEAVMDEARGRFGM, via the coding sequence ATGAAAATCAAGAGAACTGAGGGGCCTGAAGAGGGGTCCTTAACGGTTATATTTGGTTGCCCTATTTGTCAAAGGGATATCGCTTTATTGACAAATCCCTGGGAAACTCAATTGCTCAGATCCATGGACATAAAAGTAGGGGGAAAGACGGTCCCGGCGGAACCTATGTCCATGATTCGAACAACTTTAGCCCAAAAGCGCGAAGAAAGTAAGGATAAACAAACCGTCTTGGGCCCGGCATTGGAAACCCAGAATCAGAAGGATCAGGAACTTCAAACCTTGGATTCCGGACCGGGTTGCCCTTTTTCGCAAATAGTGTCCGATGCCTTTGCCCATAATACCTCTTCATCTGGTAAAGAGCCTGTTTGGACCGCAGAAGCTGAGAAACGGCTAGAACGGATTCCAGGCTTTGTAAGGCCTATGGTAAAAAAGGGTGTTGAGATGTACGCCAGGGAACGGGGCTATAGCGAAATAAATGAAGCCGTTATGGATGAAGCTAGAGGAAGATTCGGCATGTGA
- a CDS encoding CopD family protein yields MSYLAIFILWLHVLAVITWIGGMIFTLVTLVPNLKTPLSIEQLRLFQNAQTRFHFLAARAAEIIVLTGIFNVLIRGYYSQFQYSPAYMWILTLKIILLGVMIAIRVISSRTAVSKISDFLLTLPPAKQFTDQIPDSIMQLQRKSQYFLMINTVLGMVVLFLALMLRNF; encoded by the coding sequence ATGAGCTATCTGGCTATTTTCATTCTCTGGTTACATGTTTTAGCAGTTATTACCTGGATTGGGGGAATGATTTTCACGCTGGTAACCCTTGTCCCTAATCTGAAAACGCCTTTGTCCATTGAACAACTACGGCTTTTTCAGAATGCCCAGACCCGATTTCACTTCCTTGCGGCAAGGGCCGCCGAAATTATTGTGCTGACCGGTATTTTCAATGTGCTGATTCGTGGATATTATTCTCAATTTCAATATTCCCCGGCTTATATGTGGATACTTACCTTAAAAATCATCCTCCTCGGAGTGATGATTGCGATCCGGGTGATAAGTTCCCGTACGGCGGTTTCGAAGATCAGTGATTTTCTTTTGACCCTCCCACCTGCTAAACAGTTCACCGACCAAATACCCGATTCTATTATGCAATTACAACGAAAGTCCCAATATTTCTTGATGATTAATACGGTGCTTGGGATGGTCGTTCTGTTTCTGGCTCTCATGCTCAGGAATTTTTGA
- a CDS encoding radical SAM protein, with product MEYRVHTISWNITKRCNIQCAHCYLDAAYRTGERIGELSTEECFRIIDQIEEVNPHALLILTGGEPLLRKDIFEIARYASQKKFMVVIGTNGTILNDKLVQKMVAAGVKGVSISLHSVRPEAHDHFTQVPGSWQKAVRGAQVLKRNQVEFIIQTSTMSWNYDEIPRIVDFAYELGARFFNLYFLVCTGRGQGLSGKDISEARYEAMLVQVFEMQKKYQGKMLISAKCTPQYKRIVYEADPNSPYLKSYSGGCPAATHYAQITPTGEVTPCPYMSIPLGNVRKKSFAEIWHTSPLLNQLRDRKLLQGRCGSCEFKVVCSGCRARAFAETGNYLAEDPSCQYEPGKYNFVEIKLEETLTLGLEADFQLTWTDEAKKRLEMIPSFARGMVIKGVEGYARSKGYSVITPELMKEVREKAMQNMGGMFSLFKKNENNLLQIQDLKN from the coding sequence ATGGAGTATAGAGTTCACACCATCTCCTGGAACATTACCAAACGATGCAATATCCAGTGTGCCCATTGTTATCTGGATGCTGCCTACAGAACCGGGGAACGGATCGGGGAATTAAGTACCGAAGAATGCTTCCGAATTATTGACCAGATTGAAGAGGTAAATCCCCATGCTTTATTGATTCTGACGGGAGGAGAACCTCTATTAAGAAAGGATATTTTTGAGATTGCCCGCTACGCTTCGCAGAAAAAATTTATGGTCGTTATCGGAACGAACGGGACCATTCTCAATGATAAACTGGTACAGAAAATGGTGGCGGCGGGAGTTAAAGGGGTCAGTATCAGTCTTCATTCGGTAAGACCGGAAGCCCATGACCACTTTACCCAGGTTCCTGGATCCTGGCAAAAAGCAGTCCGAGGGGCTCAAGTCCTCAAGAGGAATCAGGTGGAGTTTATTATCCAGACTTCTACCATGTCCTGGAATTACGATGAAATCCCCAGGATTGTGGATTTTGCCTATGAACTGGGGGCCCGGTTTTTCAACCTTTACTTTCTTGTGTGTACCGGTCGAGGCCAGGGACTTAGTGGAAAGGATATTAGCGAAGCCCGGTATGAAGCCATGCTGGTGCAGGTATTTGAGATGCAAAAGAAGTATCAGGGTAAAATGCTTATCAGTGCCAAGTGTACCCCTCAATATAAACGGATTGTTTACGAAGCTGATCCCAACTCTCCTTACCTCAAGAGCTACTCAGGCGGCTGTCCGGCAGCTACCCACTATGCCCAGATTACTCCCACCGGGGAAGTAACCCCCTGTCCTTATATGTCTATTCCCTTAGGAAATGTCAGAAAGAAATCCTTTGCCGAGATCTGGCATACCTCACCCCTTCTTAATCAGCTTCGAGATCGAAAACTTCTCCAGGGAAGGTGTGGAAGTTGCGAATTTAAGGTGGTTTGTAGTGGATGTCGGGCCAGGGCTTTTGCAGAGACGGGTAACTACCTTGCCGAAGATCCCTCCTGTCAGTATGAGCCTGGTAAGTATAATTTTGTGGAGATTAAATTGGAGGAGACACTCACCCTCGGTCTGGAAGCAGACTTTCAATTAACCTGGACGGATGAAGCTAAAAAACGACTGGAAATGATTCCTTCTTTTGCCCGTGGAATGGTTATAAAAGGCGTGGAAGGTTATGCTCGAAGTAAGGGTTATTCGGTGATTACTCCCGAGTTGATGAAAGAAGTCCGGGAGAAGGCCATGCAGAATATGGGAGGTATGTTTTCTTTATTTAAGAAGAATGAAAACAATCTCCTACAGATTCAAGATCTAAAGAATTAA
- a CDS encoding P-loop NTPase, which translates to MKKYRDIVGDGGSNILGQVGQQMNRLKARMDKIRHKVAIMSGKGGVGKSSITANLAVLLSLEGYSVGVLDADINGPSLAKMMGARGQKLKTTQEGVQPARGFLNIPVMSMDLFLPTDETPVIWEAPTQQDSFTWRGSMEVTALREFLSDTNWGNLDFLLLDLPPGTDRLPNIVELLPDLGGTLIVTIPSEVSQLVVKKSISVAKNILKTPVIGLVENMAGYVCSHCGTLGELFPSGDVKEWVQSLEIPFLGEIPFDPRISTSADSGTPFLLEYPDSLTGQAFREIGKKVKEFFKVS; encoded by the coding sequence ATGAAAAAATATAGAGACATCGTGGGGGATGGAGGATCTAATATCCTCGGCCAAGTCGGGCAACAGATGAATCGGTTAAAAGCCCGGATGGATAAAATCCGCCATAAGGTGGCTATTATGAGCGGAAAGGGAGGGGTTGGCAAAAGTTCCATTACCGCCAATCTGGCCGTTCTTCTTTCTTTAGAAGGGTATTCCGTTGGAGTCCTGGATGCAGATATCAACGGGCCTTCCCTGGCTAAAATGATGGGAGCTCGCGGGCAGAAACTCAAAACCACCCAAGAAGGTGTTCAACCTGCTCGGGGTTTTCTGAATATCCCGGTTATGTCCATGGACCTCTTTCTCCCCACCGATGAAACTCCTGTTATATGGGAGGCACCTACGCAACAGGACTCCTTCACTTGGCGAGGAAGCATGGAAGTAACAGCCCTGCGAGAGTTTCTCTCGGATACAAACTGGGGAAACCTGGATTTTCTACTCCTGGACCTCCCACCGGGTACAGATCGCCTCCCCAATATCGTAGAATTGCTTCCAGACCTGGGAGGAACCTTGATTGTTACCATCCCTTCGGAAGTCTCCCAACTGGTCGTCAAAAAATCCATCTCCGTTGCCAAAAACATATTGAAAACTCCTGTGATCGGACTGGTAGAAAATATGGCGGGTTATGTTTGCTCCCACTGCGGTACTTTAGGAGAGCTATTTCCCTCTGGAGATGTAAAAGAATGGGTCCAATCCTTAGAGATTCCCTTTTTAGGAGAAATACCCTTTGATCCCCGTATCTCAACCTCTGCCGATTCAGGTACTCCCTTTCTGCTGGAATACCCAGATTCACTGACCGGACAGGCTTTCAGGGAGATTGGAAAAAAAGTGAAGGAGTTTTTTAAAGTAAGCTAA
- a CDS encoding universal stress protein, whose amino-acid sequence MYKKIYVPLDNSEHSNACVDFSVALAKHFGSQLVGSHVYAARMHDIRFRQMEYTLPEEYQDEQELERQRKIHDSLITMGLQLISDSYLDVMARITEKEGLSFEKKMYDGKNFQVIVDDIQNSDYDLVVIGALGMGAVKDSQIGSVCERVVRRIKVDTFVIKNTLPLQEQTGNILVAVDGSPQSFAGLKTAVELGKAFQRSVEAVAVYDPYLHYAMFNSIVGVLSEKAAKVFKFKEQEQLHEEVIDTGLAKIYQSHLEIARNVAKEEGIDLKITLLDGKAFEKILKYVRREKPWLLVVGRIGVHSDDNMDIGSTTENLLRLVPCNVLISSRKFIPPIDIKAEASIVWTEEANQRMERVPAMVRGIARTAVLRYAMERGHSIISSSVIDETMRAVLPEGMVRAMGLAAETIAVEKGRLTEGTTYICRYCGYAAKNVRPLNCPVCHANADQFEKVDKVAIESLAPLEGGVEEEETFDGIKLSWTQEAKELLRTVPSGYMRRRAKARIEKSARVRKLTTITRDLAAQVIEQTLEEDRLGREPESEKEKKGKDVTSSPSDPSAELTWTEAAIERLNRVPAGFMRNITRDKIEGVAREKGLRQITLEVTEEGIGIARKMMEEAIGNYTKGNS is encoded by the coding sequence ATGTACAAAAAAATCTACGTTCCCCTGGATAATTCAGAGCACTCCAATGCCTGCGTTGATTTTTCTGTAGCTCTGGCAAAACATTTTGGATCTCAGTTAGTAGGAAGCCATGTTTATGCGGCCAGAATGCACGATATACGGTTTAGACAAATGGAATATACTTTACCTGAGGAATATCAGGATGAGCAGGAACTGGAACGGCAGAGAAAAATTCACGATAGCCTTATAACGATGGGCCTACAACTCATTTCAGATTCTTATCTGGATGTCATGGCCCGAATTACGGAGAAAGAAGGGTTATCCTTTGAAAAAAAAATGTACGATGGGAAAAATTTTCAGGTCATCGTAGACGACATCCAGAACAGCGATTATGACCTGGTCGTTATTGGAGCTTTAGGAATGGGAGCCGTTAAGGATAGTCAGATTGGGAGTGTCTGTGAGCGGGTCGTCCGTCGGATTAAGGTTGATACCTTCGTTATCAAAAATACGCTTCCCTTACAAGAACAAACCGGGAATATCCTTGTTGCCGTGGATGGAAGCCCCCAATCCTTTGCAGGCCTCAAGACCGCCGTTGAACTCGGTAAAGCTTTTCAGAGGTCTGTGGAAGCTGTGGCTGTTTATGATCCTTATTTACACTATGCCATGTTCAACAGCATTGTAGGGGTTCTCTCTGAAAAGGCAGCCAAGGTCTTCAAATTTAAAGAACAGGAACAACTCCATGAAGAAGTCATTGATACGGGATTAGCCAAGATTTATCAATCCCACCTGGAAATTGCTCGAAACGTGGCGAAGGAAGAGGGGATCGACTTAAAGATCACTCTATTGGACGGTAAAGCCTTTGAAAAAATTTTAAAGTATGTCCGAAGGGAAAAACCCTGGTTACTGGTGGTGGGTCGGATCGGTGTACATAGTGATGATAACATGGACATTGGAAGTACTACCGAAAATCTTCTTCGACTGGTTCCCTGCAATGTTTTAATCTCCAGCAGGAAGTTCATCCCCCCCATTGATATTAAGGCCGAGGCCAGTATTGTCTGGACCGAAGAGGCCAATCAGAGAATGGAACGGGTTCCGGCCATGGTTCGAGGAATTGCACGAACTGCCGTTTTAAGATATGCCATGGAGCGCGGACACTCCATCATAAGTTCCAGTGTTATTGATGAGACCATGCGCGCTGTTTTACCGGAAGGAATGGTCCGGGCTATGGGGCTTGCCGCGGAAACCATCGCCGTAGAAAAGGGTCGGCTAACAGAAGGTACAACTTACATTTGCCGATACTGTGGGTATGCAGCCAAAAATGTACGTCCCCTCAATTGCCCTGTGTGCCATGCTAATGCCGATCAATTTGAAAAAGTTGATAAAGTAGCCATCGAGTCCCTGGCCCCCCTGGAAGGAGGGGTTGAAGAGGAAGAAACCTTCGATGGGATTAAATTGAGCTGGACCCAGGAGGCTAAAGAGCTTTTAAGAACGGTTCCTTCGGGCTATATGAGACGAAGGGCCAAAGCCCGGATCGAAAAATCCGCCCGGGTTCGTAAACTGACCACCATCACCAGGGATCTGGCTGCTCAGGTTATCGAACAAACTTTGGAAGAAGATCGCCTGGGTCGAGAACCCGAGTCAGAAAAGGAAAAGAAAGGAAAAGATGTTACCTCTTCCCCATCCGATCCTTCGGCTGAATTAACCTGGACCGAAGCTGCCATAGAACGCCTGAATCGAGTTCCTGCCGGATTTATGCGAAATATTACCAGGGATAAAATCGAAGGAGTGGCCCGCGAAAAAGGTTTGAGGCAAATTACTTTGGAAGTCACCGAAGAGGGTATTGGAATAGCCAGAAAAATGATGGAAGAGGCCATCGGAAATTATACCAAGGGCAACTCTTAA